Within Phycisphaerales bacterium, the genomic segment ACTAGCGCAGGAATTGAAGGCGTCCTTCGAGAGCGTCGGCAAGGGAGATGCACAAGCACTAGCGAGGATCGCCCCGACTTCCCTGGTCTTCGGCGTCTGGGACTCGCGCGACACTCAAGCCAAGCTCCCTCGCATCTTGGGCTCCACCATCCGCGCGTTCAACGTCCGAAAGCTCACCCGGGGGGCGGTCTACATCCCACCCTTGGATTACTCGGCCCTGGAGGTCTTCAGCAAAGAGGACAAGGAAACGGCCGAGGGCGACAAGAAGAGCCCGCTGGCCCAGCGAGGCTTCGTCCACAACCCCGCGTCCGGCTCGCACGGCGGCATTATCGCGACGGGCGGCATCCGGCGCGACGCCACGCTCAATCTCGCGGCGCTCCGGCTGCTAAACGCCGGCAAGGACGACCCCGCCCCGCTACGTCGCTACATTCTCGGCCTTTCCCTTGTGGCCTTCACCCATCCCAGCGCGTTCGTCGGGTACCTTCGACAGGGGTGTACGCTCGTCCGCGACCCCGACAAGAAGCCCGAGTTCGTCGAGGTTCATCCCGATGGCAAACGCGCCCCCGCCGGCATCACGCATGAAGCGGCGCTCACCTTCGCCGAAACGGCGGCCAAGGCGTTCGGCGTTGGTGAGTCCAAATCCGTCACCTTCGACAAGAACGCCGCCAAGCAGGATGTGACCGAAGCTGGCAAGAAGAACAAGAAGACCAGGAAGACAGAGAAAGCGGAGGCATAGGCGCCCCATGCCCTCTCACCTCCACATCTCCGTCACCTTCCTCCAGCACACCTGCCACGCGCGCCTGGGCAAGGAAGACGCCGCGCCCAACGAATGGCCGCCCTCGCCGCTGCGGCTCTTCCAGGCGATGGTCGCGGGCGCCGCGGCGCGCTGGGCCGGCGATGACGGCTCAACCCGCGCCGCACTCACCGCCCAGGCGCCGGTCGCTGCGCTGGGATGGCTGGCGAATCTATGCGCCGCGACGCCTCCGACGATCCTGGCGCCGCGCGCCGTCACGGGCCAGACCGTGCCGCGCTACGTCCCCAACAACTCCGCCGACCTCGTCGCCGCGAAGTGGTCCCGGGGCGATGTGCTCGCCATGTTCGAGGACCGCACGAAGAAGGTCTTCCGCCCGACGCACCTGCTCGACGGCGATACGGTCCACTATCTGTGGCCGCTCGACGAGACGAGCGAGCGCCAAGCCCGCCAGAACGAACCGACCATCGCCGCCGCCGCGCGCTGCATCGTTGCGCTCGGCTGGGGCATCGACGCCGCCATTGGCGATGCCCGCATCATCGACGAACCCCAGGCCGCCAGGCTATCTGGCGAGCGATGGGAACCGGGGCGCGTCGGCACGCCCGGCCTGCGCCTTCCTGTCTCGAACACACTTGACGCGCTCATAGACCGTCATGCAAAGTTCCTCGATCGCCTGAAGGATGGCGTGTTCCACCCCGTGCCGCGCTTGCGCGCGTTCAGCACCTCCGCGTACCGCCGAGCGTCCGACGTGCCCCCCCGTCCCTTCGCGGCTTTCGCCCTCCGCCGGCTTGACGATCCCGAAAAGTCTCGGCCGTTTGGCGTCGAGAACGCTGCCAAGGTCGCTGCTATGCTCCGCCACGTCGCCTGCAAGGCCACCCAGAAGGATCGTGACTATTGGGCCGCCGTCCCTGGCGGCTCGAACATGTATGTCGCTGGCCATACGCGCGACGATCCTGCGCTCACGCGCGGCCCCACGCCCCCACGTTTTTCCTACTTACCGCTGCCCTCGATCGGTAGCCCGTACGCTGACGGCATGATCCGGCGTGTCCTCGTCGCCGAACCGCACGACGGAGACGGGCGGCACGCCAAGTGGGCCGCGATGCGCCTCGCAGCATCGGACTTGATCGACGAGGACACCGGTGAAGCGGTCGCGACGCTCGAACGGCTCGACCCGACCGACCGCGTGCTGCGGATGTTCACGCAGCGCTCGCGCGCGTGGATCACCGCCACGCCGATCGTCCTCCCGGGCTACGACGGGCTCAAGGCCACCAAGGCGGCGAAGCTGCTATCCCGCGCCTGCGACCAGGCGGGCCTGCCATCGGGTTCGGTGGAGTCGTTCGAGTTCATCGGCCCGCCGGCGCACACGGGCGGTGCCGGACGGTTCTTCGTGCCGAAATATCTCCGCCGGTGGCCGCTCCGCTGGGCCGTGCTACACTTCACGGAGAAAGTTGAGGGTCCGCTCGCTCTGGGAGCGGGCCGGCATTGTGGCCTGGGTGCGTTGTCGGCGATTGACCCGCGAGCGTGAAGGTGGTGCAGGGGAGTGCCGGGTACGCTCGCGTCGATGCAGGTGTTTGACAAGTGAAGAGTTACATCCAGCCGACCCGCTGCGCCAACCCGACCGGGAACCTAACTCGCTGCTTGCGCTCGCTATGTGGACTGCAAGTGGCACGTTTACCAAATGTTGCGAGAGCGGGAGTTTCCGCGGCTCTCGAGCCGCGGTCCCATTGAAGCGGGGAGACCGCGTTCGATCTGAAGCGGCACACCGGGTTTCCGCGGCTCTCGAGCCGCGGTCCCATTGAAGCTCCTTCGTGTCATAAAACTCGACCACGCCCTGCGCGTTTCCGCGGCTCTCGAGCCGCGGTCCCATTGAAGCCGGCCACTCCTGCCAGACCTGCGCCGCGGCCGGGGTTTCCGCGGCTCTCGAGCCGCGGTCCCATTGAAGCCTTATTCTACCGGGTGGGTCCGAGTGTGCCACGAGGTTTCCGCGGCTCTCGAGCCGCGGTCCCATTGAAGCCCTTGGCGCGGTTTGGTCCCGACTCGCACCGGCTGGTTTCCGCGGCTCTCGAGCCGCGGTCCCATTGAAGCCTTATTCTACCGGGTGGGTCCGAGTGTGCCACGAGGTTTCCGCGGCTCTCGAGCCGCGGTCCCATTGAAGCAGCATGTCTCGATTCACAACCAACCCGGCCCGGCTGGTTTCCGCGGCTCTCGAGCCGCGGTCCCATTGAAGCTCTAGAACTTCTGCGTTTGGGGCACAACATGGCCGTTTCCGCGGCTCTCGAGCCGCGGTCCCATTGAAGCACGCTCCTCATGTTGTCGAAATGGGGCACCGGCGGTTTCCGCGGCTCTCGAGCCGCGGTCCCATTGAAGCTGTAGACGACTACGCTTCTTCGGCGGCCTATGGGGTTTCCGCGGCTCTCGAGCCGCGGTCCCATTGAAGCCGGCCACTCCCGCCACACCTGCGCCGCGGCCGGGGTTTCCGCGGCTCTCGAGCCGCGGTCCCATTGAAGCCTCCTCAGGCCACTCGTACGCCACGGCGGCCGGGTCGTTTCCGCGGCTCTCGAGCCGCGGTCCCATTGAAGCACTTCATCATCGTCGTCGTCACCCGGTAGGCCAGCGTTTCCGCGGCTCTCGAGCCGCGGTCCCATTGAAGCTCTGTACGCGGATGAACAGGTATTACCCTGCGCGCCGTTTCCGCGGCTCTCGAGCCGCGGTCCCATTGAAGCTAGGCGTTCGTTCTCGCGAGCGCGGGCTGCTTGCTCGTTTCCGCGGCTCTCGAGCCGCGGTCCCATTGAAGCGCGATTGCCAGCCGGGACTTTGCGCCATTCGAGAGGTTTCCGCGGCTCTGATCGGCGGACACATGTCTCCGCGACGCACGGCCTCTAGCGTGTCGTGCCGCGTCGGCCGACGCGGCTCTGATCGGCGGACACAATGTCATCGCCAGCCCCCAGCTCGCAACCGAGCCCTATCGCAGGCCAACCAGACGGCCTTCGAGCTCCCACCGATTCAGCGCCAAGATCAGCGATTCGATCGCGGCATTCTGAACGTCTGGCGGTGGCGGCGGGTCATGCAGCCACTCGAGTGTCCCGACCACGCCGGCGACTCGCAGCCCCTCGGAAGTCTCGACATCGCTCAATTCCGGCGACATGTCGCGAGTCATCAGCCGGGCCAGAACCATGGCCCGGTTGCTCGCGGTGCCGAGCACGTGCGGTGACGAGCCATCATCCGGGATGCAGATGTACCAGCGGATGTTGGAAGTCGCATGTGGCATGGAGGCAGCACCCCTTTCAACTCGATCTACGTGAGCGGCACGAGCGGGTTGGTGGCGCCGCTGACTCCCAAGTGTGCGGCCGGATTGAAACCATCATTACTCCCGCATCCTTGCTTGCTTGACGCATTCGACTCGGCCACGTAGCCGCAACTGTGTCGCGGAAGCGCAACTACTGCTGTGTTTCGCTGCGCCGCAAGTCGGCGAGCGTTTCGGCGACGTCCTCAAGCAACAGTGCGCGCTTCGCCATGGCATACTCGAGTTCCGTCGTTGTGGTCGCGAGCGTTTCGAGCTTGTTTCTTAACAGGTTGACCGTAGCCGGCAAGGCCCCCTGGCCTTGCGTGAACGGGTCGCAGTTGCGTGCCACCGCATCGATGTCGTCGCGCAGTGCCGCACAGATACTGGACGTGAGGGCCATGTCCGCGAGCGCAGCTCGAAGCGCCGGGCTCAAATCATCGACGATGGTCTCGGGGGAGTCATATTGGGGCTGTTGGTCGTTGACCATGTGCTCCTCCATGGCATTAGCCGATAAGCGAAAGCCGGCTCGTCGGGGCGCCCACGGGGACCGCCGCAGGCGCCCCTTATGACGAGCACAGCACTAGAACTCGTTCAGGTTCGGATCAGTCGTACCGGTTGTCGCCGCGGCCTTCACCGGGGCCGCTTGTAGCGGCACGCGCTTGGCACGGGTTCTACCGACCTTGGATTCCACGAGTGGCGTATGGGCCGCATGAACCGTGTTCAGCAACCGGCGTGGCGGCACGCTGTTGCTCGTCGCTGTGGAGGTATTCTCGACCAGCGCCAGGAGCTCGCCGACGAGACCCTTGACGGAGGCGGCCTGCGCCGCGAGTTCCTCCGCGGCGGACGCGGCCTCCTCGGCGCCCGCGGCATTGGACTGGGTGACCTGGTCCATCTGCGAGACGGCCGTCGTAACCTGCTGCACGCCCTCGGCCTGCTCGTCGCTCGCACTTGAGATCCCGCTGACGAGTTCGGACACGCGCGTGACGCCGCTGACGATGGCCTTGATCGCGGAGACGCCGTCCCGCGATTTCGCGACCGACTCCTCGATCAAACTGGTCGTCTCCTTGGCCGCTCCGGCCGCACGCTGGGCCAGGTTGCGGACCTCCTCGGCCACGACCGCGAAGCCCTTGCCGTGTTCGCCGGCCCGGGCGGCCTCCACCGCCGCGTTCAGCGCCAGCAGGTTGGTCTGGAAGGCGATCTCTTCGATGACCTTGATGATCTTGCTGATCTTGTCGCTCGCCTCGTTGATGCCACTCATGGTCTTCTCGCCGTCCTGGGCCGCGACGTTCGCCTCGCTGGCCACCTGGTTGGCGTCCTTCGCGTTGGTGGCATTCTGCCGCGTCATCGCGGAGACTTCTTCGAGCGCGGCCGAAGTCTCCTCGAGCGAAGAGGCCTGCTCACTGGCGCCCTCGGCCAGTTGCTGGGAGACGGCGGAGACCTGCGCCGCGGCGTCGTTGACCTGGTCGGCGCCTTCGGACATCCCACCGATGATGCGCAGCAGCGTCTGGCCGGTTTCACGCAGTTCATGCGTGCTGCAGGTCTTGAGACCCTTGAAGGTGTTCCGCAGCGGCACCGTGATGCTGCGAGTAATGAAGATGCCGAGCGTCAACGTGACGAACACGGCCGAAGTCCCGAGAATCAGCATCAGCGTCGTGAGCCACTGGGCACGGGCCTGGCTCTCGACCACCTCCCGGTGGCAGATGTCGACGTTAACCTTGATGAGGTCTTCGAGGATGCGGCTGCAGGTAGCGAACGAAGCGCGGATCGCGACCAGCTTTGTACGTCCTTCTTCGTAGGCGGCGCGCTCCGCCTCTTCATGACCGCTGGCCAGCGCGCGTTCCCACGCGTGGTTCACCGTCAGGAATTCACTCGCCATCTTCTTCCATTCGGCGAAGGCCGGCTGGAACTCGCGCCAAAGAGCGGTTTCTTCAGGCGTATGCGGCAGCGACTCGTACTCGGTCCAGGCGGCCTCAATGTCACGCCAGACGCGCGTTAGATCGCCGCGCATCTGCTCACGCTCGGCCGAGGTGAAGCCGGCGTTCATCAAGGTGTTGTTGATGGCCCGGATTTCCATCTGGGCGACGGACAGGTGCAGGATGCTATTCAGGGTGGGCACACGTACTTCGCCAATCTCGTCGATGTCAGCGGCCGTGGTGGTGATGGCGTAGTACCCCGTGCCACTGAGTGCAAGGGCGATCGCGCCCGACAGGAAAAAACCACCCACTAGTTTGCCCAATAGGCTCATTCTGGCGAACATGAGGCTATCTCAAAACCGGGACACCTGTTGACTTTGTACAATGATGCATGTTGACACTCACGAATGAGCAATTGGATTGGCTGGCGGACAGGATTCCGGATCGGCCGAAGAGTCCGAAGGGCGGCCGCCCGTCGCGGACAAGCGGCGGACGCTGCGCGGCATCTTCTGGATGCTGGACAACGGCGCGAAGTGGAAGGACCTGCCGCGCGAGTTCGGCGCGCGGGCCACGGTGCACCGTTGGTTCCACCGCTGGACGCGCGAAGGGCTCTTTGAGCAGGCCATGCGGGCCGCCGGACGCCTGGTCGAACGGCGCGGCGCGTACCGCGTGTACGAATGCTTCATCGACG encodes:
- the cas7u gene encoding type I-U CRISPR-associated protein Cas7; protein product: MSDVLTKYDAWLNDDGPAALVIREHLMPVEGRDGVVFPATFAAEQGNDPNRFRGGYNIDGPFNGQPDGENVCLIDSVGSQANRVEPEFAKEKYRTLVPQITIKAGNEKEVSILDAGHRAGDALLRCTELAQELKASFESVGKGDAQALARIAPTSLVFGVWDSRDTQAKLPRILGSTIRAFNVRKLTRGAVYIPPLDYSALEVFSKEDKETAEGDKKSPLAQRGFVHNPASGSHGGIIATGGIRRDATLNLAALRLLNAGKDDPAPLRRYILGLSLVAFTHPSAFVGYLRQGCTLVRDPDKKPEFVEVHPDGKRAPAGITHEAALTFAETAAKAFGVGESKSVTFDKNAAKQDVTEAGKKNKKTRKTEKAEA
- the cas5u6u gene encoding type I-U CRISPR-associated protein Cas5/Cas6 — encoded protein: MPSHLHISVTFLQHTCHARLGKEDAAPNEWPPSPLRLFQAMVAGAAARWAGDDGSTRAALTAQAPVAALGWLANLCAATPPTILAPRAVTGQTVPRYVPNNSADLVAAKWSRGDVLAMFEDRTKKVFRPTHLLDGDTVHYLWPLDETSERQARQNEPTIAAAARCIVALGWGIDAAIGDARIIDEPQAARLSGERWEPGRVGTPGLRLPVSNTLDALIDRHAKFLDRLKDGVFHPVPRLRAFSTSAYRRASDVPPRPFAAFALRRLDDPEKSRPFGVENAAKVAAMLRHVACKATQKDRDYWAAVPGGSNMYVAGHTRDDPALTRGPTPPRFSYLPLPSIGSPYADGMIRRVLVAEPHDGDGRHAKWAAMRLAASDLIDEDTGEAVATLERLDPTDRVLRMFTQRSRAWITATPIVLPGYDGLKATKAAKLLSRACDQAGLPSGSVESFEFIGPPAHTGGAGRFFVPKYLRRWPLRWAVLHFTEKVEGPLALGAGRHCGLGALSAIDPRA
- a CDS encoding MCP four helix bundle domain-containing protein; translation: MGKLVGGFFLSGAIALALSGTGYYAITTTAADIDEIGEVRVPTLNSILHLSVAQMEIRAINNTLMNAGFTSAEREQMRGDLTRVWRDIEAAWTEYESLPHTPEETALWREFQPAFAEWKKMASEFLTVNHAWERALASGHEEAERAAYEEGRTKLVAIRASFATCSRILEDLIKVNVDICHREVVESQARAQWLTTLMLILGTSAVFVTLTLGIFITRSITVPLRNTFKGLKTCSTHELRETGQTLLRIIGGMSEGADQVNDAAAQVSAVSQQLAEGASEQASSLEETSAALEEVSAMTRQNATNAKDANQVASEANVAAQDGEKTMSGINEASDKISKIIKVIEEIAFQTNLLALNAAVEAARAGEHGKGFAVVAEEVRNLAQRAAGAAKETTSLIEESVAKSRDGVSAIKAIVSGVTRVSELVSGISSASDEQAEGVQQVTTAVSQMDQVTQSNAAGAEEAASAAEELAAQAASVKGLVGELLALVENTSTATSNSVPPRRLLNTVHAAHTPLVESKVGRTRAKRVPLQAAPVKAAATTGTTDPNLNEF
- a CDS encoding transposase; translated protein: MAGGQDSGSAEESEGRPPVADKRRTLRGIFWMLDNGAKWKDLPREFGARATVHRWFHRWTREGLFEQAMRAAGRLVERRGAYRVYECFIDGTFAKARGGGDGISAATSEKA